One Dama dama isolate Ldn47 chromosome 24, ASM3311817v1, whole genome shotgun sequence genomic window, CTGAATGTAAAAGACAGTGATCTCACGCGGAGGGGAAGATGTTTGCCATCAAAATGTGACAGAGGAGACAGGCTGCATGGCTCGGACCGCATCTCCTTGGCGGTGGGGGAACGAGGTAAATGCGAGGTGGCTCTCCCGGTCCTCTTTAACTTTGCCCCTTCACTAGCTAGCTCCCAGCACGCGTGGCGGAGGCCGGGGTCCAGGGAGCGGCTCAGGGGGTTAATTTGaggctcttttctttctttctttttctccctctctctccttcctctgtaAGCCCTCCCCCTTTCCCCCCTTTCAAAGTCCCGGGGCAGGGGCTGGTGGGCTCCTTCGCGGGCGGGTTAATGGGCGGTAATTTGGTACCCTTGGGTGCACTTTGTTCTGCCCCTGTTCATTTGAATGCAAATGGGTGACCTGGACCCGACAAGGTGCTTATTAAATTGCGGTTTCCCTCCCTGCCTTTTCCGGAATGCAGACTTAGAGGAGAGAGGCTGCGCCCTGGCCCAGTCCGGTACGACTCGGCTCGGCGCGCCATGGCAAGCTCGGCTTCCCTGGAGACCATGGTGCCCCCGGCCTGCCCGCGCGCTGGAGCGTCGCCGGCCACTTCCAAGACTCTGGCCTTTTCCATCGAGCGCATCATGGCCAAGACGTCGGAGCCCCGCGCGCCCTTTGAGCCCCGGCCGGGGGCACTGGAGGCGGAGGGCGGCCAGGGCAAGAAATTGCTCAACCTCTGCTCACCGCTGCCCTGTATGATCCCCCTCCAGCCCCTAGGCTACGAGATGCCGTCCAAGACGCTGCTCAGTTACTCTGAGCTCTGGAAAAGCAGCCTCCGGGctggcggcagcggcggcggcggcggaggaggaggtggaggcggCGGTGGGGGGGCCCCGGTGTGCGGCGCCAGCGGCTTGTGCAAAACCAACTGTGGCGTGTGCTGCAAGGCCGAGCTGGGCCTGGTACCGTCGGCGCTGCCCGCTGGCAGGGTCATCAAGCCGCAGGTCATCAACCAGGCGGTGGGGCTTCCGGCCAGCGGCTCGCTCTACTACTTCAACTACCTGGACTCCGCCACGTACCCGCCGTCTGAGCTCCTCGGCGGCCACCTCTTCCCGTCCGGTCTCCTCAACACACAGGCCCCCGCGGCCCTGGCTGCGCACCCCAAACTCTTTTTGCTGGAGAACGCCAAGTTGGCCGGCCTGACCGCGGACAAGTTTGCCCATCCAGCCCCCTACGCCCATAAGGAGCGCTTGCCTGCGCCGCTGGAGCAGGTGCTGAAGGAGAACTCGGCCCTGACTGCCGAGCGCGGCGGCGTCAAGGGCCACAGCAAGCTGCCCGGGGGCGCAGCGGACGGCAAGCCTAAAAACTTCACCTGTGAGGTGTGCGGAAAGGTGAGGCTCGGGGTcctggggggctgggaggggtgaGCAGCTGCTTCCCTGAGGGGCAGCCGGGACAGCCCCTTTCTCAAATTTGGGAGCTCCCTAGTAGCTGTCTACCCGAACTGAGGGCACagttgggcctcagtttcttattctataaaatgggaatgccTTTGTCAGCGGCCTCACAGGACTGGCTGGCACGAACAGTGGATTGGGAAGCtctttacaaaatgaaaagggtTGTGGTTTCTGAAGGGGGTTTTTGGTTGGGGGAGGTGGTCTCTGCGCGCCCGCCCCCCACGCCCTGCCAGGCGGACTCTCGGACAGACAGCCACAAGGCCCCCGTGTGTGCTTCCATAGGTATTTAACGCTCACTATAACCTCACCCGCCACATGCCAGTCCACACCGGAGCCAGACCGTTCGTGTGCAAAGTCTGTGGCAAAGGCTTCCGCCAGGCCAGCACGCTCTGCAGACACAAAATTATCCACACCCAGGTACGTGGGCCCCGGGTCCAGCCCGACCCGTACCCAACACCCGGAACTAAGTGATGGGGTTGGGGAGAGAATGGCCAAGGGTTCCCCTTATAACCC contains:
- the FEZF2 gene encoding fez family zinc finger protein 2, giving the protein MASSASLETMVPPACPRAGASPATSKTLAFSIERIMAKTSEPRAPFEPRPGALEAEGGQGKKLLNLCSPLPCMIPLQPLGYEMPSKTLLSYSELWKSSLRAGGSGGGGGGGGGGGGGGAPVCGASGLCKTNCGVCCKAELGLVPSALPAGRVIKPQVINQAVGLPASGSLYYFNYLDSATYPPSELLGGHLFPSGLLNTQAPAALAAHPKLFLLENAKLAGLTADKFAHPAPYAHKERLPAPLEQVLKENSALTAERGGVKGHSKLPGGAADGKPKNFTCEVCGKVFNAHYNLTRHMPVHTGARPFVCKVCGKGFRQASTLCRHKIIHTQEKPHKCNQCGKAFNRSSTLNTHIRIHAGYKPFVCEFCGKGFHQKGNYKNHKLTHSGEKQYKCTICNKAFHQVYNLTFHMHTHNDKKPFTCATCGKGFCRNFDLKKHVRKLHDSVGPAAPSTKDLTRTVQS